The following proteins come from a genomic window of Streptococcus oralis:
- a CDS encoding TDT family transporter — MKKLPLVFSGCLLGLAGAGNLIADTWPVLSHLFSLTGLVLWIFFLLLHLRNWSETKRELSKAPLLSGMATFPMAGMIFSTYILRLVPSMPILAQLLWWFSFILDFALIAYFSCRFLGVEERASATPSWTVLYVGIAVAALTYPVVGLIQIAYITVTFGFLATCFLYPLIYSDLKKKPLTPALLGQEGIYCAPFSLLLAALVRIGGITLPTWALLLLMLVSQSFFIFVLTRLPNILKQGFQPAFSALTFPTIITATSLKMAQGILRLPFLDYLVFAETVICLTILFFVLVGYLIWLRKKV; from the coding sequence ATGAAAAAACTCCCCTTGGTATTTTCTGGTTGTTTGTTAGGTTTGGCAGGTGCAGGAAACCTGATTGCGGATACTTGGCCTGTTCTTTCGCACTTATTTAGTTTGACTGGGTTGGTCTTATGGATTTTCTTTCTCCTTCTTCATCTAAGAAATTGGTCTGAAACCAAGCGAGAATTGAGCAAAGCTCCTCTCTTATCTGGGATGGCTACCTTTCCCATGGCGGGGATGATTTTCTCAACATATATCTTGCGACTAGTGCCGTCTATGCCTATCCTAGCCCAGCTTTTGTGGTGGTTTTCCTTTATCTTGGATTTTGCTTTGATTGCTTATTTTTCTTGTCGCTTTCTTGGAGTGGAGGAAAGAGCTAGTGCAACACCAAGCTGGACAGTACTTTATGTGGGAATAGCAGTGGCAGCCTTGACCTATCCAGTCGTTGGCCTGATTCAGATTGCCTACATAACGGTGACTTTCGGCTTTCTAGCTACTTGTTTTCTCTATCCGTTGATTTACAGTGATCTAAAGAAAAAACCATTGACTCCAGCCCTACTAGGGCAAGAAGGAATCTACTGCGCTCCTTTTTCTTTGCTCTTAGCAGCTCTGGTGCGCATCGGTGGAATCACTCTTCCGACCTGGGCCTTGTTGCTGTTGATGCTTGTCTCTCAATCATTTTTCATCTTCGTTTTGACTCGCTTGCCTAATATTTTAAAACAAGGCTTTCAACCAGCCTTTTCAGCCCTCACTTTTCCAACCATTATCACAGCTACTTCGCTCAAGATGGCTCAGGGAATTTTGAGACTTCCATTTCTGGATTATCTGGTGTTTGCTGAAACTGTTATATGCCTCACTATTTTATTCTTTGTCTTGGTTGGTTATCTGATTTGGTTACGAAAAAAGGTCTAG
- a CDS encoding DUF956 family protein produces MAQSLNKVIDLQTTGTSYLSISGKVGKFLVGDQALEFYPDVNVEQYIQIPWSSIQQIGANVTGRKISRHFEVFTDQGKFLFASKDSGAILKIAREKLGNDKVVKLPTLLQTIGQKFKNLFAKK; encoded by the coding sequence ATGGCCCAATCACTAAATAAAGTCATTGACCTACAAACCACTGGAACATCCTATCTTTCCATCTCGGGAAAAGTCGGAAAATTTCTAGTTGGGGATCAAGCCTTAGAGTTTTATCCTGATGTCAATGTCGAACAATATATCCAAATCCCTTGGTCAAGTATTCAGCAAATTGGAGCCAACGTAACTGGTCGCAAAATCAGTCGCCACTTTGAAGTCTTCACTGATCAAGGAAAATTCCTCTTTGCTTCCAAAGACTCTGGAGCTATTCTCAAAATCGCTCGGGAAAAACTTGGCAATGACAAGGTTGTGAAACTTCCGACTCTGCTCCAGACCATTGGACAAAAATTTAAAAATCTATTTGCAAAAAAGTAG
- a CDS encoding carboxymuconolactone decarboxylase family protein has protein sequence MTTFTIHTVESAPAEVKEVLETVQKDNNGYIPNLIGLLANAPTALEAYRTVGAINRRNSLTPVEREVVQITAAVTNGCAFCVAGHTAFSIKQIQMNDDLLQALRNRTPIETDPKLDTLAKFTLAVINTKGRVGDEALAEFLEAGYTQQNALDVVLGVSLASLCNYANNLANTPINPELQPYA, from the coding sequence ATGACAACATTTACCATCCACACAGTAGAATCAGCACCAGCAGAAGTGAAAGAAGTTCTTGAAACAGTACAAAAAGACAACAATGGCTATATTCCCAACCTAATCGGTCTCTTGGCCAATGCCCCTACCGCGCTTGAAGCCTACCGAACTGTCGGAGCCATCAACCGTCGAAATAGCTTAACACCAGTGGAACGCGAAGTAGTGCAAATCACAGCTGCTGTAACCAATGGTTGTGCTTTCTGCGTCGCAGGTCACACAGCCTTTTCCATCAAACAAATCCAGATGAATGATGACCTTCTTCAAGCCCTTCGCAACCGCACTCCGATTGAAACAGATCCAAAACTAGATACTCTAGCTAAGTTTACCTTGGCGGTCATCAATACCAAAGGGCGCGTGGGAGATGAAGCCTTGGCTGAATTTTTGGAAGCTGGCTACACACAACAAAATGCCTTGGATGTGGTTCTCGGTGTTAGTCTTGCTAGCCTCTGCAACTATGCCAACAACCTGGCTAATACGCCTATTAACCCAGAATTGCAACCCTATGCCTAG
- a CDS encoding aspartate kinase, which yields MKVVKFGGSSLASASQLEKVLNIVKSDKERRFVVVSAPGKRNAEDTKVTDALIKYYRDYVAGNDISKSQNWIIDRYAAMVSELGLKPSVLEKISKSIRALATLPIEENDFLYDTFLAAGENNNAKLIAAYFNQNGIDARYVHPREAGIIVTSEPGNARIIPSSYDKIEGLADSNEVLVIPGFFGVTKENQICTFSRGGSDITGSIIAAGVKADLYENFTDVDGIFAAHPGIIHRPHSIPELTYREMRELAYAGFSVLHDEALLPAYRGKIPLVIKNTNNPDHPGTRIVLKHSSDKFPVVGIAGDSGFVSINMSKYLMNREVGFGRKVLQILEDLNIGWEHMPTGIDDLSIILRSRELTPIKEEEILRQLVQKAEVDHAEIEHDLSIIMIVGEKMKSHIGVTATATRALSENKINIQMMSQGSSEVSIMFVVNKEQEKAAIKALYHAFFDESKED from the coding sequence ATGAAGGTTGTAAAATTTGGCGGAAGCTCTCTTGCCTCTGCTAGTCAGTTAGAAAAAGTTTTAAACATCGTTAAAAGCGATAAAGAGCGCCGTTTTGTGGTCGTTTCTGCACCGGGTAAACGCAACGCTGAAGATACTAAGGTTACCGACGCTTTGATCAAATACTATCGTGATTATGTAGCGGGAAATGATATCAGCAAGAGCCAAAACTGGATCATCGATCGCTATGCGGCTATGGTGAGCGAACTAGGCTTAAAACCATCAGTTCTAGAAAAAATTTCTAAAAGCATCCGTGCCTTAGCGACTCTTCCTATTGAGGAAAATGACTTTCTCTATGACACCTTCCTAGCGGCCGGAGAGAACAACAACGCCAAACTTATTGCAGCCTACTTTAACCAAAACGGAATCGATGCGCGCTATGTTCACCCTAGAGAAGCGGGAATTATCGTAACAAGCGAACCTGGAAATGCTCGCATCATTCCATCCAGTTATGACAAGATTGAAGGCTTGGCTGACAGCAACGAAGTCCTTGTTATTCCTGGTTTCTTTGGGGTCACTAAGGAAAATCAAATCTGTACCTTCTCCCGTGGTGGATCCGATATAACAGGTTCCATCATCGCTGCCGGTGTTAAGGCTGATCTCTATGAAAACTTTACTGACGTAGACGGTATCTTTGCTGCCCACCCTGGTATTATCCATCGACCACACTCCATTCCTGAATTAACCTACCGTGAAATGCGGGAATTGGCTTATGCAGGTTTCTCAGTCCTTCACGATGAAGCCCTACTCCCTGCCTACCGTGGAAAAATCCCTCTCGTTATCAAAAATACCAATAACCCTGACCATCCGGGTACTCGTATCGTTCTAAAGCATAGCAGTGATAAATTTCCAGTCGTTGGAATCGCTGGTGATTCTGGCTTTGTCAGCATCAACATGTCGAAATACCTTATGAACCGTGAAGTTGGATTTGGACGCAAGGTTCTGCAAATCCTTGAAGATCTTAACATCGGTTGGGAGCACATGCCAACTGGTATCGACGATCTTTCAATCATCCTTCGTTCCCGTGAATTGACTCCTATCAAGGAGGAAGAAATTCTGCGTCAGTTAGTTCAAAAAGCCGAAGTGGACCATGCTGAAATCGAACACGATCTTTCAATCATTATGATTGTCGGAGAAAAGATGAAGAGCCACATTGGTGTAACAGCTACTGCAACACGCGCTCTATCTGAAAACAAGATCAACATCCAGATGATGTCCCAAGGCTCAAGTGAAGTTTCCATCATGTTTGTTGTCAATAAAGAGCAAGAAAAGGCAGCTATCAAGGCTCTCTACCACGCCTTTTTCGATGAAAGTAAGGAAGATTAA
- a CDS encoding CvpA family protein → MISILLLLVLAWGFYIGYRRGLVLQVYYFLVAVVSAFVAGQFYKSLGDHFHLLVPYANPQEGQGTFFFPSDQLFQLDKVFYAGLAYLLVFGICYSIGRFIGLFLHLIPTKKLDVKWFRIGAGVLSLLVTLFVLQMALTILATVPLAVIQNSLEKSIVAKNIIQSVPFTTNLIKQLWVTNLIG, encoded by the coding sequence ATGATTTCAATCCTACTCTTATTGGTTCTGGCTTGGGGCTTTTACATTGGCTACCGTAGAGGTTTGGTGTTGCAAGTTTATTATTTCCTCGTTGCAGTGGTTTCAGCCTTTGTTGCGGGACAGTTTTATAAATCACTGGGAGATCACTTCCACTTGCTTGTCCCTTATGCCAATCCTCAGGAAGGACAGGGCACCTTTTTCTTCCCTTCAGACCAGCTTTTTCAGCTAGACAAGGTCTTTTATGCGGGTCTAGCCTACCTTCTAGTTTTCGGGATTTGTTATAGTATCGGACGTTTTATCGGTTTGTTCCTCCACTTGATTCCGACTAAAAAGCTCGATGTCAAGTGGTTTCGTATTGGAGCAGGTGTCTTGTCTCTATTAGTAACCTTATTTGTCTTGCAGATGGCTCTGACCATTCTTGCAACTGTGCCTCTGGCAGTCATTCAAAATTCACTCGAAAAAAGTATAGTAGCCAAAAACATCATCCAAAGTGTCCCTTTTACGACAAATCTTATCAAACAACTCTGGGTGACAAATTTAATCGGATAA
- the serS gene encoding serine--tRNA ligase, with product MLDIKRIRTDFDAVAEKLATRGVDPAVLNEMKEIDAKRRDILVKVENLKAERNTVSAEIAQSKRNKENADDKIAAMQTLSAEVKVLDAELADIDAKLTEFTTTLPNIPADSVPVGADEDDNVEVRRWGTPREFDFEPKAHWDLGEDLGILDWERGGKVTGARFLFYKGLGARLERAIYNFMLDEHGKEGYTEVITPYMVNHDSMFGTGQYPKFKEDTFELKDTNYVLIPTAEVPLTNYYRDEILDGKDLPIYFTAMSPSFRSEAGSAGRDTRGLIRLHQFHKVEMVKFAKPEESYEELEKMTANAENILQKLNLPYRVVALSTGDMGFSAAKTYDLEVWIPAQNTYREISSCSNTEDFQARRAQIRYRDEADGKVKLLHTLNGSGLAVGRTVAAILENYQNEDGSVTIPEVLRPYMGGAEVIKP from the coding sequence ATGTTAGATATCAAACGTATTCGTACAGACTTTGATGCTGTCGCAGAAAAATTGGCTACACGTGGTGTAGATCCTGCTGTCTTAAACGAGATGAAAGAAATCGATGCTAAACGTCGTGACATCTTGGTCAAGGTTGAAAACCTTAAGGCAGAACGCAACACGGTTTCTGCTGAGATTGCCCAATCTAAGCGCAATAAGGAAAATGCCGATGACAAGATTGCTGCAATGCAAACCCTATCTGCTGAAGTCAAAGTCTTGGATGCTGAATTGGCGGACATTGATGCGAAATTGACAGAATTTACCACTACTCTTCCAAACATCCCAGCTGACAGCGTTCCTGTTGGAGCTGATGAGGATGACAACGTTGAAGTTCGCCGTTGGGGAACTCCGCGCGAGTTTGACTTTGAACCAAAAGCTCACTGGGATCTGGGTGAAGACCTCGGTATCCTTGACTGGGAACGTGGTGGAAAAGTGACGGGTGCTCGTTTCCTTTTCTATAAAGGTCTTGGCGCTCGTTTGGAACGTGCCATCTATAACTTTATGTTGGATGAGCATGGCAAGGAAGGCTATACGGAAGTCATCACACCTTACATGGTTAACCACGATTCTATGTTTGGTACTGGTCAATATCCAAAATTCAAGGAAGATACTTTTGAATTGAAAGACACCAACTATGTCCTTATTCCAACGGCTGAGGTGCCCCTCACAAACTACTACCGTGATGAAATCCTTGACGGTAAAGACCTGCCAATCTACTTCACTGCTATGAGTCCATCTTTCCGTTCTGAGGCTGGTTCAGCTGGTCGTGATACACGTGGCTTGATCCGTTTGCACCAATTCCACAAGGTTGAAATGGTCAAATTTGCCAAACCAGAAGAATCTTACGAAGAATTGGAAAAAATGACAGCCAACGCTGAAAATATTCTTCAAAAACTCAACCTTCCATACCGTGTGGTCGCGCTCTCTACTGGGGACATGGGCTTCTCAGCTGCTAAGACTTACGACTTGGAAGTTTGGATTCCAGCCCAAAATACCTATCGTGAAATCTCAAGTTGTTCAAATACAGAAGATTTCCAAGCTCGTCGTGCTCAAATCCGTTACCGCGATGAAGCCGATGGCAAGGTGAAACTCCTTCACACCTTGAACGGTTCTGGACTTGCAGTTGGACGTACAGTGGCTGCAATTCTTGAAAACTACCAAAATGAAGATGGTTCTGTGACCATTCCTGAAGTTCTTCGTCCATACATGGGTGGTGCTGAAGTTATCAAACCATAA
- a CDS encoding alanine/glycine:cation symporter family protein — MLELLKALDAFVWGPPLLILLVGTGIYLTIRLGLLQVARLPKAFQLIFTKDKGHGDVSSFAALCTALAATVGTGNIIGVATAIKVGGPGALFWMWMAAFFGMATKYAEGLLAIKYRSKDANGAVAGGPMHYILLGMGEKWRPLAIFFALAGVLVALLGIGTFTQVNSITESIQNTAQVDPAITALILSIFVGIAVFGGLKSISKVSTAVVPFMAIVYILGTLTVILFNIEKIPATLALIFTSAFSPAAAVGGFAGASIRMAIQNGVARGVFSNESGLGSAPIAAAAAKTNEPVEQGLISMTGTFIDTLIICTLTGLTILVTGVWSGELNGVALTQSAFSMVFSDFGSIVLTIFLVLFAFTTILGWNYYGERCFEFLFGVRFIWLYRVVFVLMVLLGGFIELDMVWIIADIVNALMALPNLIALLVLSPVVVAETKKYFKN; from the coding sequence ATGTTAGAATTGCTAAAAGCGCTTGATGCTTTCGTTTGGGGACCTCCCCTCTTGATCTTATTGGTCGGAACGGGTATTTATTTGACCATCCGACTAGGCCTTTTGCAGGTTGCTCGTCTCCCTAAGGCCTTTCAGTTGATCTTTACCAAGGATAAGGGGCACGGCGATGTGTCGAGCTTTGCTGCTCTCTGTACGGCTCTAGCAGCCACCGTTGGTACGGGAAATATCATCGGGGTCGCGACAGCCATTAAGGTTGGGGGGCCAGGGGCCCTCTTTTGGATGTGGATGGCGGCTTTCTTTGGGATGGCAACCAAGTACGCTGAAGGCTTGCTGGCAATCAAATACCGTAGCAAGGATGCAAATGGGGCTGTAGCTGGAGGACCCATGCATTACATCCTTTTGGGGATGGGAGAAAAGTGGCGTCCACTTGCTATCTTCTTTGCCCTAGCGGGTGTATTGGTAGCCCTTTTAGGTATTGGTACCTTTACCCAAGTCAATTCAATTACAGAATCCATTCAAAATACAGCCCAAGTTGATCCAGCTATTACGGCTCTGATTTTATCCATTTTTGTAGGGATTGCTGTCTTTGGTGGTCTTAAATCCATATCAAAAGTTTCGACAGCAGTGGTTCCTTTTATGGCTATTGTCTATATTTTAGGAACTCTTACAGTTATTCTCTTTAATATCGAGAAAATCCCAGCCACACTTGCCCTCATCTTTACTTCAGCCTTTAGTCCAGCTGCTGCGGTAGGTGGTTTTGCAGGTGCCAGTATTCGGATGGCTATCCAAAATGGTGTGGCGCGGGGAGTCTTCTCTAACGAATCTGGTCTTGGTTCAGCTCCCATTGCAGCGGCTGCAGCTAAGACAAATGAGCCTGTCGAGCAAGGCTTGATTTCCATGACAGGAACCTTTATTGATACGTTGATTATCTGTACTCTGACAGGTTTAACCATCTTGGTAACTGGGGTTTGGAGTGGTGAATTGAATGGAGTTGCCTTGACCCAGTCAGCATTTTCTATGGTCTTTTCAGATTTTGGCTCAATTGTCCTAACAATCTTCTTGGTTCTCTTTGCCTTTACGACAATTCTCGGCTGGAATTACTACGGGGAACGCTGTTTTGAGTTTCTCTTTGGTGTTCGTTTTATCTGGCTCTACCGTGTGGTTTTTGTACTCATGGTCTTGTTGGGAGGATTTATAGAGTTGGATATGGTTTGGATTATCGCAGACATCGTCAATGCCTTGATGGCCTTACCTAACTTGATTGCCCTTTTGGTCTTGTCCCCAGTAGTTGTTGCTGAGACTAAGAAGTATTTTAAGAACTAA
- a CDS encoding endonuclease MutS2, translating to MNTKILETLEFNKIKALFEPHLLTEQGLEELKSLVPTAKVDKIKQAFTEMEEMQALFVEQPHFSILGTREISSVCRRLEMGADLNIEEFLLLKRVLLASRELQSFYANLENVRLAQLARWFEKLHDFPHLQGSLQALNDAGFIENFASEELARIRRKIHDSESQVRDVLHDLLKQKAQMLTEGIIASRNGRQVLPVKNTYRNKIAGVVHDISASGNTVYIEPREVVKLSEEIASLRADERYEMIRILQELSERVRPHANEIANDAWIIGHLDLIRAKVRFIQEMQAVVPQLSENQEIQLLHVRHPLVKNAVANDVHFGKELTAIVITGPNTGGKTIMLKTLGLTQLMAQSGLPILADKGSRVGVFEEIFADIGDEQSIEQSLSTFSSHMTNIVDILSKVNQHSLLLLDELGAGTDPQEGAALAMAILEDLRLRQVKTMATTHYPELKAYGIETAFVQNASMEFDTATLRPTYRFMQGVPGRSNAFEIAKRLGLSDVIVGDASQQVNQDNDVNRIIEQLEEQTLESRKRLDNIREVEQENLKMNRALKKLYNELNREKETELNKAREQAAEIVELALSESDQILKNLHSKSQLKPHEIIEAKAELKKLAPEKVYLSKNKVLQKAKKKRAPKVGDDIVVLSYGQRGTLTNQLKDGRWEAQVGLIKMTLEEKEFDLVQSQQEAPVKKKQVNVVKRASDRGPQARLDLRGKRYEEAMNELDAFIDQALLNNMAQVDIIHGIGTGVIREGVTKYLQRNKHVKSFGYAPQNAGGSGATIVTFKG from the coding sequence ATGAATACAAAAATACTAGAAACCTTAGAATTTAATAAAATCAAAGCCTTATTTGAACCTCATCTCTTGACAGAACAAGGACTAGAGGAGTTAAAAAGCTTGGTTCCAACTGCTAAGGTGGATAAGATCAAACAAGCCTTTACAGAGATGGAGGAAATGCAAGCCCTATTTGTGGAGCAACCTCACTTTTCCATCCTAGGGACACGTGAGATCTCATCTGTTTGCAGGCGTTTGGAGATGGGGGCAGACCTCAATATCGAGGAGTTCCTACTCCTCAAACGGGTCTTGCTTGCCAGCAGAGAGTTGCAAAGTTTTTATGCCAATCTAGAAAACGTACGCTTGGCACAGTTGGCGAGATGGTTTGAAAAACTGCATGATTTTCCACACTTGCAAGGGAGTCTTCAAGCCCTAAATGATGCAGGATTTATCGAGAATTTTGCCAGCGAAGAACTGGCACGCATCCGTCGGAAAATCCATGATAGCGAGAGTCAGGTCCGAGATGTCTTACACGACCTGCTCAAGCAAAAAGCTCAGATGTTGACAGAAGGGATTATCGCTAGTAGAAATGGGCGTCAAGTCTTACCAGTCAAGAACACCTACCGCAACAAGATCGCAGGTGTTGTTCATGACATCTCTGCCAGTGGAAACACGGTCTACATCGAGCCGCGTGAGGTCGTGAAGCTGAGCGAAGAAATTGCTAGTCTACGAGCTGACGAACGCTATGAGATGATTCGCATCCTGCAGGAACTCTCAGAACGGGTTCGTCCTCATGCTAATGAGATTGCTAATGACGCTTGGATTATCGGCCATTTAGACTTGATTCGTGCAAAGGTGCGTTTTATTCAAGAAATGCAAGCGGTTGTTCCTCAACTTTCAGAGAATCAAGAGATTCAACTCCTTCATGTTCGTCACCCTTTGGTCAAAAATGCTGTCGCAAACGATGTACATTTTGGTAAGGAATTAACGGCCATTGTCATTACAGGTCCCAATACAGGTGGTAAGACCATCATGCTCAAAACCCTGGGCTTGACTCAACTCATGGCCCAATCTGGATTACCCATTCTAGCTGATAAGGGGAGCCGTGTCGGTGTTTTCGAGGAAATCTTCGCAGATATTGGGGATGAACAGTCTATTGAGCAAAGCTTGTCTACCTTTTCCAGCCACATGACCAATATCGTAGATATTCTTAGCAAGGTCAACCAACACTCGCTTTTATTACTAGATGAGCTCGGGGCTGGTACCGATCCGCAGGAAGGAGCAGCACTTGCTATGGCTATTTTGGAGGATCTTCGTCTCCGTCAGGTCAAGACTATGGCGACGACCCACTATCCAGAGCTCAAGGCTTACGGTATCGAAACAGCCTTTGTGCAAAATGCCAGCATGGAGTTTGATACTGCGACTCTTCGCCCGACCTATCGCTTTATGCAGGGCGTTCCTGGTCGAAGCAATGCCTTTGAAATTGCCAAACGTCTGGGCTTGTCAGATGTCATCGTAGGAGATGCCAGCCAGCAGGTCAATCAAGATAATGATGTCAACCGTATCATTGAACAATTGGAAGAGCAAACGCTTGAAAGTCGCAAACGCTTGGACAATATTCGTGAGGTGGAGCAAGAAAATCTTAAGATGAACCGAGCACTCAAAAAACTCTACAACGAACTCAATCGCGAGAAGGAAACAGAGCTTAACAAGGCGCGTGAACAAGCTGCTGAGATTGTGGAACTCGCTCTAAGTGAGAGTGACCAGATTCTTAAGAACCTCCACAGTAAGTCTCAACTCAAACCTCACGAAATCATTGAAGCCAAGGCTGAACTGAAAAAATTGGCTCCTGAAAAAGTCTACTTGTCTAAAAACAAGGTCCTTCAAAAAGCCAAGAAAAAACGAGCACCAAAGGTTGGAGATGATATTGTGGTCCTCAGTTATGGTCAACGTGGAACCTTGACCAATCAGCTTAAGGACGGCCGTTGGGAAGCCCAAGTTGGCTTGATCAAGATGACCTTGGAAGAGAAAGAATTTGACCTTGTTCAGAGCCAACAAGAAGCCCCAGTCAAGAAAAAACAAGTCAATGTCGTCAAACGTGCTTCTGATCGTGGTCCGCAAGCCAGACTGGATCTCCGAGGCAAACGGTACGAAGAGGCCATGAATGAGCTGGACGCCTTTATCGACCAAGCCCTGCTTAATAACATGGCGCAGGTAGATATTATCCATGGTATCGGAACAGGAGTCATCCGTGAGGGCGTCACCAAATACCTGCAAAGAAACAAGCATGTCAAGAGTTTTGGCTATGCTCCACAAAATGCTGGAGGCAGTGGTGCCACCATTGTGACCTTTAAAGGATAG
- the zapA gene encoding cell division protein ZapA produces the protein MANLNRYKFTFGKKTLTLTTEHDNLFMEEIAKVATEKYQAIKEQMPGADDETIALLLAVNCLSTQLNREIEFDDKEQELLELRHKLIAVKQEQSKIEDSL, from the coding sequence ATGGCAAATCTAAATCGATATAAGTTTACATTCGGGAAAAAGACATTAACCTTGACAACCGAGCATGACAACCTCTTTATGGAGGAAATTGCCAAGGTTGCGACTGAAAAATACCAAGCAATTAAAGAACAAATGCCTGGGGCGGATGATGAGACCATTGCGCTTCTTTTGGCGGTCAATTGCCTGTCTACACAACTCAATCGTGAGATTGAATTTGATGATAAGGAGCAAGAGTTGTTAGAACTTCGCCACAAGTTGATTGCTGTCAAACAAGAGCAGAGCAAGATTGAGGATTCCCTATGA
- the rnhC gene encoding ribonuclease HIII has translation MASITLTPSEQEIQSFLSQYQKALSPSKNPYIRYFLRFPQATVSVYTSGKVLLQGEAAEQYASFFGHEVQQENSGQDFPMIGTDEVGNGSYFGGLAVVASFVTPDQHDFLRKLGVGDSKTLTDQKIRQLAPILKEKIPHQALLLSPSKYNEVIGERYNAVSVKVALHNQAIFLLLQKGVQPEKIVIDAFTSPKNYDKYLAQEANRFPNKITLEEKAEGKYLAVAVSSIIARDLFLENLENLGRELGYQLPSGAGTASDKVASKILQAYGMKGLHFCAKLHFKNTEKAKALLER, from the coding sequence ATGGCAAGTATCACACTCACACCAAGTGAACAGGAAATTCAGAGCTTTTTAAGTCAGTATCAGAAGGCTCTCAGTCCTAGTAAAAATCCCTATATCCGCTATTTTTTGCGCTTTCCTCAGGCGACTGTTTCCGTCTATACTTCTGGAAAAGTCCTCCTGCAAGGCGAAGCTGCTGAGCAGTACGCCAGTTTCTTTGGCCATGAGGTTCAACAAGAAAACAGTGGACAAGATTTTCCTATGATTGGGACCGATGAGGTGGGAAATGGTTCCTACTTTGGCGGACTAGCTGTCGTGGCTTCCTTCGTGACACCTGACCAGCACGACTTCTTGCGAAAACTCGGCGTGGGGGATTCTAAGACTCTGACAGACCAAAAGATTCGTCAGCTTGCCCCTATCCTCAAGGAAAAGATTCCACACCAAGCCCTCCTCCTTTCACCGAGCAAGTACAACGAAGTTATCGGAGAGCGTTACAATGCTGTTTCTGTAAAGGTTGCCCTTCACAACCAAGCTATCTTTCTCCTGCTTCAAAAAGGAGTCCAGCCAGAGAAAATCGTGATTGATGCTTTTACAAGTCCTAAAAACTATGACAAGTACTTGGCGCAAGAAGCCAACCGTTTTCCAAATAAGATCACTTTGGAAGAAAAAGCTGAGGGCAAATACTTGGCTGTTGCGGTTAGCTCTATCATCGCGCGGGATCTCTTCCTCGAAAACTTGGAAAATCTTGGACGAGAACTGGGCTATCAACTGCCAAGTGGCGCTGGAACTGCATCTGATAAGGTTGCTAGCAAAATCCTGCAAGCCTATGGTATGAAGGGACTTCATTTCTGCGCCAAACTGCATTTTAAAAACACTGAAAAAGCCAAAGCACTTCTAGAAAGGTGA